The DNA sequence CAGGACCGCACCCGATCGGAGCGGTATCCGGCGGAGACCGCCAGGACCGCCGCGGCGGCGACCGCAGCCAGCACCGAGGACAGGAACACCTTCAGCGGCAGGCCCGCGTACCACAGCATGGCGAGCAGGATGATGCCCAGCGACACCGTCTGGCCGAGGTCGGGCTGGGCGACGATCAGCGCCAGCGCGATCACCGCCGCAGGCAACAGCGGAATGAGCATCTCCCGCAACGACGCCCGTTCCATCCGCCGGGTCGCCAGCAGATGCGAACCCCAGATGGCGAATGCGATCTTGGTCAGCTCCGAGGGCTGCATCGAGAGCCCTGCCACGACGAACCAGCCCCGCGAACCGTTGGATTCGTGTCCGATGCCCGGGATCAGCACCAGCGTGATCAACACGATCGTCACCGCGAACGAGAAGAACGACGTGCGGCGAAGGAAGGCCACCGGCACGCGCAATGCCACCCAGAACCCGAGCAGCCCCACGCAGGTCCACAACACCTGGCGGCCGAAGATCGCCCACGGCGACCCGTCCTCGTCGTAGGAGTGCACGCCGGAGGCCGACAGCACCATGGTCAGGCCGAGGGTGACCAGCAACGCCGCCACCGAGATGATCAGGTGGAACGACGTCATCGGACGGTTCAGCCAGGTGCCGAACTTCTTGTGCGGAACGAACCGGAGCTTGGCCGGGGCCTGGGCCGTGGCGACCGCGACGGCACCCGTCGCGGCATCACCGTCGGGCGTGCTCGTGGCCACACTGTCAGCAGCGTCGACTTCGGCACCCTCGGTGCTCTCGCCGCCCCGACGCCGTAGCCGGGACAGGATGGTGTTGGCCATGACCGCTACCGAGACGCGGAGCGCACGGCCGCAGCGAACGCGTCCCCGCGGTCGCCGTAACCGGCGAACTGGTCGAACGACGCACCGGCAGGGGCCAGCAGCACCGTGTCACCCGGGCGGGCCAGGCTGGCGGCGGCAGCGACGACCTCGGTCATCACCCGCGCTCCGAGCCCTGGTCCGGAGCCGTCGACCAGTCGAGTCCCATGAGCAACATCTGACTCAATAGTCCCTTGCACCCCAGCATCCTCCCGCGTCACAACCTGGATGACGGGGACATCGGGTGCGTGTCGCGATAACGCCTTGGCAACCACCGCGCGGTCACGGCCGATCAGCACGGCGCCGACCAGCCGGTCGGCCACCCGGGTGACCATCTCGTCCACCGAGGCACCCTTGAGCAGGCCGCCGGCTACCCAGACCACCCGCGGGTAGGCCAGGACCGACGCCTGTGCGGCATGCGGATTGGTGGCCTTCGAATCGTCGACGTACTGCACGCCGTCGACGACGCCGACGGCCTCGGCGCGGTGCCGGCCGACCCGGAAACCCGCCAGCGCCTCGGCGATCGCGGCGGCCGGCACCCCCACCGACCGGGCCAGCGCGGCGGCACCGAGTGCGTCGAGCACCCCGACCGGACCGGCCACCGGAATCGAGGCGGCCGGCGCCAGCGCCAGGTCATCGGCGAACGCACGGTCCACCAGCATGCCGTCGCGCACCCCGAGTTCGCCGGGCCCGGGCTCACCGAGCCGGAATCCGACCTTCACCGGTGCGGGAGCAGCAGGCAGCAGCGCGGCCGCCGGGGCGTCGTCGAGTCCGACCACCGCCACCCGGCCGGCCAGTGCCCGGGCCTTGGCGGCGGCATAGCCGGCGAAGCTGCCGTGCCAGTCCAGGTGATCCTCGGCGATGTTGAGCACCGCCCCCGCCTCCGGGCGCAGCGACGGCGCCCAGAACAGCTGGAAACTGGACAGCTCCACCGCCAGCAGGTCAGCGGGCTGCGAGAGCACATCGAGCACCGGGTCACCGATGTTGCCGCACAGCACAGCGCGGCGGCCGTCGGCCACCAGCATGGCGTGCAGCATCGAGGTGGTGGTCGTCTTGCCGTTGGTTCCGGTGACCACCAGCCAGCGCCGCGGTGTCCCGTAGTGACCGGCCGTATCCAGCCGCCAGGCCAGTTCGACGTCACCCCAGATCGGCACCCCGGCCGCGGCGGCAGCGGCCAGTACCGGCGCGGTGGGCGGGAAACCCGGGCTGGTGACCACCAGGTCGACGGTGTCCATGCCGGCGATGGCCCGCTGCGGCTCGATGACCCCGATCCCGTTCGCGGAAAACGTGTTCAGCGCGTCGGCGCTGTCGTCGCAGACCTGGATGTGCACGTCCAGAGTGGCCAGCGCGGCGACCACCGCACGGCCGGTGATTCCGGCTCCGGCGACCAGCACCCGCGCGCCGGGCGCCAGCGCCTGCAGGCTCGTCATCTCAGGCGCCGATGGCCGAGAGCCACTCGCCGTAGAACAGAGCGACCCCCAGGCCACACGCGATCGCGGTGAGCAGCCAGAACCGGATGATCACCGTCGTCTCCGCCCAGCCCACCAACTCGAAGTGGTGGTGGAACGGTGCCATTCGGAACACCCGGCGGCCGGTGGTGCGGAACGCCAGGATCTGCACCACCACCGAGGTCACCTCGGCCACGAACAGGGCGCCGAGCACGACGGCGAGCACCTCGGTACGGCTGGTCACCGACAGGCCGGCGATGATTCCGCCCAGCGCCAGCGAACCGGTGTCACCCATGAAGATCTTGGCCGGTGCGGCATTCCACCAGAGGAACCCGATGCACGCGCCCGCGCTCGCGGCGGCGATCAGTGCGAGATCCAGCGGGTCGCGCACGTTGTAGCAGCCCAGCCCCGGGGCCGTCGCGCAGGCATTGCGGTACTGCCAGAAGGTGATCAGCACGTAGGCGGCGCTGACCATCGCCATGCTGCCGCCGGCCAGCCCGTCCAGGCCGTCGGTGAAATTCACCGCGTTCGACCAGGCGCTCACCACCACGACGACGAACAGCACGAACAGCAGCGGGGTGAGCGTCACCGTGGCGATCTCGCGCACGTACGACAGCTCGGGGCTGCCCGGGGTCAGACCGTCGGAGTTGCGGAATTGCAGCACCAGGATGCCGAACAGGACGGCGGCGGTGATCTGGCCGACCGTCTTGGCGGTCTTGTTCAACCCGAGGTTGCGGGAGCGCCGGATCTTGATCAGGTCGTCGATGAAACCCACTGCGCCCAGCGCCGTGGCCAGGCCCAATACCAGCAACCCGGAGGCCGATGGGCCGCTACCGTCCATCGCGAGCCCGACCAGGTGGGTGCCGAAGTATCCGGCCCAGATCCCGGCGATGATCGCCACGCCACCCATCGACGGCGTGCCGCGCTTGGTCTTGTGGCTGGGCGGACCGTCTTCCCGGATCTCGTGGCCGAATCCTTGCTTGGTGAACAACCGGATCAGCACCGGGGTAAGCAGGATCGACACCGCCAGCGCGATGCCGACGGCGATGAGGATCAGTCTCATGTATCGGCCACCAGAGCCTCGGCCAGCGCTCCCAGGCCCGCGGCATTGGAGGCCTTGACCAGCACCACGTCACCGGGCGCCAGCTCGGCGCGCAGCAGTTCGAGGGCAGCGTCGGCGTCGGGGACCATGACGGATTCCGAACCCCAGGAACCCTCCATGACCGCCCCGTGGTGCATGGCGCTCATAGGCCTCCCGGTTCCGACGACGACGAGTCGACTGATATCTAAGCGCACCGCAAGCCTGCCGACGCGGTCATGCTCGGTTATCGAGTCTTCGCCGAGTTCACCCATCTCGCCCAGCACCGCCCAACTTCTTCTCCTGGACTGCGACCGCGCCATGACTGCCAGCGCCTGCAACCCGGCCCGCATCGAATCGGGATTGGCGTTGTAGGCGTCGTTGACCACGGTCACACCGTCGGCGCGGGTGCGCACCTCCATCCGGTGCCGCGACGCCGGGCCGGCACCGGCCAGGGCGTCGGCGATCTGAGTCAGGTCGGCGCCGCACTCCAGCGCGATCGCTGCCGCCGACAACGCGTTGCTCACCTGGTGCTCGCCGTGCACGGCCAGCGCAACCGGCACCGAGTCGGTGGCCGTGCGCAGGGTGAACCGGGCCCGGGCCAACTCGTCGAGTTCGACATCCTGCGCCCGCAGGTCGACACCCTCGGTGCGGCCCACCCGCACCACGCGGGCGACGGTCTTGGCGTCCATCGCTGCGACAAACGAATCATCGGCGTTGAGCACCGCCACACCGGACTCCGGAAGCGCTTGCACCAGTTCGGATTTCGTCTCCGCAATGATCTCCCGCGAGCCGAACTCGCCGAGATGGGCGGTACCCACGTTGAGCACGGCGGCGATCGACGGGCGCGCGATGGCGGCGAGCGCGGCGATGTTGCCGGGGTGGCGGGCGGACATCTCCAGCACCAGGAAATCGGTGTCGGTGGTGGCGCGCAGCACGGTCCACGGGTGGCCGAGTTCGTTGTTGAACGAGCCGGGCGGGGCCACCACCGCACCGAGCGGACGCAGTACCGCGGCGATCAGATCCTTGGTGGAGGTCTTTCCCGAGGAGCCGGTGATGCCGATGATCTTCAGCCCGCCCTCGACCAGCTCGGCGGCCACCGCCGAGGCCAGCTTGGCCAGGGCGGCCAGCACGGCCGCCCCCGAGCCGTCGGTGTCGTGTTCGAGCACCCCGGCATTCGCATCGGCTGCCGAGGCCGGCGGCACCACGATGGCCGGAACACCGACCGGGCGGGCGGCCAGCACCGCCACCGCACCGGCCGCCACCGCGGCCGCGGCGAAGTCGTGGCCGTCGGAGCGGGCACCGGGCAACGCCAGGAAGAGTCCGCCCGCGGTGACGGCGCGGGAGTCGAACTCCACGGTGCCGGTCACCTGGCGCTGCGCTGCCTCGTCCGGGCCGATGTTGGCGAGTTCTCCGCCGACGATCTCGGCGATCCTGGCGATGCTCAACGGGATCATGATGTGCTTTCCAACGATTCGAGTGCGAGTGCCAGTTCCTCGCGGTCGTCGAACGGCCGGGTCTGGCCGCCGCCGGTCTGCCCCTTCTCGTGCCCCTTGCCGGCGATCACCACGACGTCGCCGCGGCGCGCCCACGCCACCGCGTGCCGGATGGCTGCGCGGCGGTCCCCGATCTCGACCACCTCTACGCCGGTGCCGGCCTGGGCCGCACCGGACAGGATGGCCGCGCGGATGGCCGCCGGATCCTCATTACGCGGGTTGTCGTCGGTGACGACCACCAGATCGGCACGTTCGGCGGCGATCCGGCCCATCGGCTCACGCTTGCCCGGGTCGCGGTCTCCCCCGGCCCCGAACACCACCGCCAGCCGCGAACCCGGCCGGCGCAGCGTCTCGAGCACGGCCTGCAGTGCGCCGGGCTTGTGCGCATAGTCGACGACGGCCAGGAAGTCCTGCCCGCGCTCGACGGCTTCCAGGCGCCCGGGCACCGCCGCGTCCCGCAGCCCCGGCGCGGCCTGTTCGGGTGACACCCCGACCGCGTCGAGCAGGGCCAGCGCCAGCAGCGTGTTGGCGACGTTGTAGCGCCCGGGCAGGCGGATGCGCAGCCGGTGGTGCACACCGGCCGGATCCTTGGCGGTGAACTCCTGCACGCCGCTGTCGAGCACGACGATGTCCTGGGCCTGCCAGTCGGCCGGGTGACCCTCGGTACTGACCGTCACCACCTCGGCGGCGCGGCGGGCCATCGCCCGGCCTGCGTCGTCGTCGACGCACACCACCGACAGCGCGGCATGCACCGGCGAGGCCGGGTCGAACAGTTTGGCCTTGGCCTCGAAGTACGCCTCCATGG is a window from the Mycolicibacterium anyangense genome containing:
- the murD gene encoding UDP-N-acetylmuramoyl-L-alanine--D-glutamate ligase encodes the protein MTSLQALAPGARVLVAGAGITGRAVVAALATLDVHIQVCDDSADALNTFSANGIGVIEPQRAIAGMDTVDLVVTSPGFPPTAPVLAAAAAAGVPIWGDVELAWRLDTAGHYGTPRRWLVVTGTNGKTTTTSMLHAMLVADGRRAVLCGNIGDPVLDVLSQPADLLAVELSSFQLFWAPSLRPEAGAVLNIAEDHLDWHGSFAGYAAAKARALAGRVAVVGLDDAPAAALLPAAPAPVKVGFRLGEPGPGELGVRDGMLVDRAFADDLALAPAASIPVAGPVGVLDALGAAALARSVGVPAAAIAEALAGFRVGRHRAEAVGVVDGVQYVDDSKATNPHAAQASVLAYPRVVWVAGGLLKGASVDEMVTRVADRLVGAVLIGRDRAVVAKALSRHAPDVPVIQVVTREDAGVQGTIESDVAHGTRLVDGSGPGLGARVMTEVVAAAASLARPGDTVLLAPAGASFDQFAGYGDRGDAFAAAVRSASR
- the mraY gene encoding phospho-N-acetylmuramoyl-pentapeptide-transferase yields the protein MRLILIAVGIALAVSILLTPVLIRLFTKQGFGHEIREDGPPSHKTKRGTPSMGGVAIIAGIWAGYFGTHLVGLAMDGSGPSASGLLVLGLATALGAVGFIDDLIKIRRSRNLGLNKTAKTVGQITAAVLFGILVLQFRNSDGLTPGSPELSYVREIATVTLTPLLFVLFVVVVVSAWSNAVNFTDGLDGLAGGSMAMVSAAYVLITFWQYRNACATAPGLGCYNVRDPLDLALIAAASAGACIGFLWWNAAPAKIFMGDTGSLALGGIIAGLSVTSRTEVLAVVLGALFVAEVTSVVVQILAFRTTGRRVFRMAPFHHHFELVGWAETTVIIRFWLLTAIACGLGVALFYGEWLSAIGA
- a CDS encoding UDP-N-acetylmuramoyl-tripeptide--D-alanyl-D-alanine ligase, whose amino-acid sequence is MIPLSIARIAEIVGGELANIGPDEAAQRQVTGTVEFDSRAVTAGGLFLALPGARSDGHDFAAAAVAAGAVAVLAARPVGVPAIVVPPASAADANAGVLEHDTDGSGAAVLAALAKLASAVAAELVEGGLKIIGITGSSGKTSTKDLIAAVLRPLGAVVAPPGSFNNELGHPWTVLRATTDTDFLVLEMSARHPGNIAALAAIARPSIAAVLNVGTAHLGEFGSREIIAETKSELVQALPESGVAVLNADDSFVAAMDAKTVARVVRVGRTEGVDLRAQDVELDELARARFTLRTATDSVPVALAVHGEHQVSNALSAAAIALECGADLTQIADALAGAGPASRHRMEVRTRADGVTVVNDAYNANPDSMRAGLQALAVMARSQSRRRSWAVLGEMGELGEDSITEHDRVGRLAVRLDISRLVVVGTGRPMSAMHHGAVMEGSWGSESVMVPDADAALELLRAELAPGDVVLVKASNAAGLGALAEALVADT
- a CDS encoding UDP-N-acetylmuramoyl-L-alanyl-D-glutamate--2,6-diaminopimelate ligase translates to MTNPLRPRTTPAVALPTLATRIGAVPAAGGAVPDVRITGVTLRGQEALPGDLFAALPGSSAHGATYAGDALQHGAVAILTDADGLAVIHRGLNDPAPVPVLVHANPRAVLGELASAVYGHPSDRVVVLGVTGTSGKTTTTHLIEAGLRSAERVPGLIGTVGVRIAGQDVPSALTTPEAPALQALLAVMAEHGVDTAVMEVSSHALELGRVDGIRFAAGGFTNLSRDHLDFHPTMEAYFEAKAKLFDPASPVHAALSVVCVDDDAGRAMARRAAEVVTVSTEGHPADWQAQDIVVLDSGVQEFTAKDPAGVHHRLRIRLPGRYNVANTLLALALLDAVGVSPEQAAPGLRDAAVPGRLEAVERGQDFLAVVDYAHKPGALQAVLETLRRPGSRLAVVFGAGGDRDPGKREPMGRIAAERADLVVVTDDNPRNEDPAAIRAAILSGAAQAGTGVEVVEIGDRRAAIRHAVAWARRGDVVVIAGKGHEKGQTGGGQTRPFDDREELALALESLESTS